Proteins encoded by one window of Agelaius phoeniceus isolate bAgePho1 chromosome 3, bAgePho1.hap1, whole genome shotgun sequence:
- the LOC129118952 gene encoding opsin-5-like — translation MEEQYISKLHPVVDYGAGVFLLIIAILTILGNSAVLATAVRRSSLLKPPELLTVNLAVADTGMALSMYPLAIASAWNHAWLGGDTSCVYYALMGFLFGVCSMMTLCAMAVIRFLVTNSSKSNSSKITKSTVCILIAFIWLYSLLWAILPLVGWGYYGPEPFGISCTIAWSKFHNSSNGFSFILSMFLLCTVLPALTIVACYLGIAWKVHKAYQEIQNIDRIPNAAKLEKKLTLMAVLISVGFLSSWTPYAATSFWSIFNSSDSLQPVVTLLPCLFAKSSTAYNPFIYYIFSKTFRCEVRKLQCCCAWRVPYFSSDNSMENPVSTMWSGRDNVRLSAAPRVQNLGTAAP, via the exons ATGGAGGAGCAGTACATTTCCAAACTCCACCCAGTAGTGGATTATGGAGCTGGGGTCTTTCTTCTCATCATAG CCATCCTGACAATCCTTGGGAATTCAGCCGTCCTTGCCACGGCTGTGAGACGCTCGTCCCTGCTGAAGCCACCCGAGCTGCTCACAGTGAACCTGGCGGTGGCAGACACTGGCATGGCCCTCAGCATGTATCCCCTGGCCATTGCATCTGCCTGGAACCATGCctggctggggggagacacctCCTGTGTCTACTATGCCCTGATGGGTTTCCTCTTTGGGGTCTGCAGCATGATGACCCTGTGTGCCATGGCCGTGATTCGATTCCTCGTCACCAACTCATCCAAATCCAACA GTAGCAAAATCACCAAGAGCACTGTCTGCATCCTGATTGCTTTTATCTGGCTCTACTCCTTGCTCTGGGCCATCCTGCCCTTGGTGGGCTGGGGCTACTACGGCCCTGAGCCCTTTGGCATCTCCTGTACCATAGCCTGGAGCAAATTCCACAACTCCTCCAATGGTTTCTCCTTCATCCTGAGCATGTTCCTCCTGTGCACGGTGCTGCCTGCACTGACCATCGTTGCCTGTTACCTGGGGATTGCCTGGAAGGTTCATAAAGCATACCAAGAGATCCAGAATATTGACAGGATCCCCAACGCAGCCAAACTGGAGAAAAAGCTGACCCTG ATGGCTGTGCTCATCTCAGTGGGATTCCTGAGCTCCTGGACTCCCTATGCAGCCACCAGTTTCTGGTCCATCTTTAACTCCAGCGACTCCCTGCAGCCCGTGGTGacgctgctgccctgcctgttTGCCAAGTCCTCCACGGCCTACAACCCTTTCATCTACTACATCTTCAGCAAGACCTTCCGCTGCGAGGTGAggaagctgcagtgctgctgtgcctggagggTTCCCTACTTCAGCTCTGACAACTCCATGGAGAATCCCGTGTCCACCATGTGGAGCGGGAGGGACAACGTCCGTCTGTCTGCGGCGCCGAGGGTGCAGAACCTGGGAACTGCAGCTCCCTGA